One segment of Ipomoea triloba cultivar NCNSP0323 chromosome 12, ASM357664v1 DNA contains the following:
- the LOC115998695 gene encoding pentatricopeptide repeat-containing protein At1g28690, mitochondrial: MDYVVVAQKSLVMAKHCKIIQFKTLVSPTASNYFYPPSSCSVSSALQHYINSDHPAHGQKLHSYILKAGFEPNTNISIKLLILYIKSSCLSYARQVFDELPQPTLSAYNYMISGYVKNRQVQEAFDLVRKLSFSGENGDGFTFSMVLKGSTCLDVGLHTGFIARHVHAQILRSGVSGDDVLYTVLVDSYVKSGRVHYARKVFDLMLEKNVVCSTSMITGYMNQGNVDDAEEVFKRTMTKDVVVFNAMIEGYSKSIETAKKAIEFYILMQRLEFEPTISTFASLIGACSALAAFEVGQQVQGQLVKTRFVEHIKIGSALIDMYSKCGQTEDARRVFDNMPERNVFSWTSMIDGYGKSGYPNEALDLFNRMQVDHRIKPNYVTFLSALSACAHAGLVAKGKSIFDSMEKDYAMKPRMEHYACMVDLLGRAGSLNQALQFVINMPEKPNSDVWAALLSSGRLHGDVEITDLAAKELFNLGGDSRPGAYVALSNTLAEAGKWDSVSELRELMKLRGISKGTGFSWVGRDGGLEAFHAGQQI, encoded by the coding sequence ATGGACTACGTTGTTGTAGCACAGAAGAGTTTAGTCATGGCGAAACATTGcaaaataattcaattcaaaactTTAGTATCGCCAACAGCAAGTAACTACTTCTACCCACCATCTTCATGCTCTGTCTCCTCCGCCTTGCAACACTATATCAATTCAGATCACCCTGCGCACGGCCAAAAGCTCCATTCCTACATTCTGAAAGCTGGGTTCGAACCCAATACCAATATCTCGATCAAGCTCTTAATACTCTACATCAAATCTTCCTGCCTCTCTTATGCGCGCCAGGTGTTCGATGAATTGCCTCAACCAACACTCTCGGCTTATAATTACATGATTTCGGGGTATGTAAAGAACCGGCAAGTCCAGGAAGCTTTTGATTTGGTTAGGAAGCTGAGTTTTTCTGGTGAAAATGGTGATGGGTTTACGTTTTCAATGGTCTTGAAGGGGTCTACTTGCTTGGATGTAGGATTGCACACTGGCTTTATAGCGAGGCATGTTCATGCCCAGATATTGAGGTCTGGTGTTAGTGGTGATGATGTGCTTTATACTGTGTTGGTTGATTCCTATGTTAAGAGTGGGAGGGTGCACTATGCTCGGAAAGTGTTTGATTTAATGCTGGAAAAGAATGTGGTTTGCTCTACTTCAATGATAACTGGTTACATGAACCAAGGGAATGTGGATGATGCAGAAGAGGTGTTCAAGAGAACAATGACAAAAGATGTGGTTGTTTTCAATGCCATGATTGAAGGCTATAGCAAATCTATTGAAACTGCTAAAAAAGCAATTGAGTTTTAtattctcatgcaaagattggAATTTGAGCCCACAATTTCTACATTTGCAAGCTTAATTGGGGCTTGCTCTGCTCTGGCAGCTTTTGAAGTTGGCCAGCAAGTCCAAGGACAGCTCGTGAAGACTCGATTCGTTGAACACATAAAAATTGGAAGTGCTTTGATAGACATGTATTCAAAGTGTGGGCAGACTGAGGATGCAAGAAGAGTTTTTGACAACATGCCTGAAAGGAATGTATTTTCATGGACTTCAATGATTGATGGATATGGGAAAAGTGGATATCCAAATGAAGCTCTTGATCTATTTAACAGAATGCAAGTAGACCATCGTATTAAACCGAACTATGTTACATTTCTTAGTGCTCTTTCTGCCTGTGCACACGCTGGGCTAGTTGCTAAAGGAAAGAGCATTTTTGACAGCATGGAGAAGGATTATGCAATGAAGCCAAGGATGGAGCATTATGCCTGCATGGTTGATTTGTTAGGCCGTGCGGGAAGTCTAAATCAAGCACTGCAGTTTGTAATCAATATGCCCGAAAAGCCAAATTCTGATGTTTGGGCAGCTTTGCTTAGTTCTGGTAGACTGCATGGAGATGTTGAAATCACTGATTTAGCTGCTAAAGAACTCTTCAATTTAGGCGGTGATAGTCGGCCAGGGGCATATGTTGCGCTATCAAATACTTTGGCAGAGGCTGGTAAATGGGATAGTGTAAGTGAACTTAGAGAGTTAATGAAGTTACGTGGAATATCAAAAGGTACAGGCTTCAGTTGGGTCGGGAGAGATGGAGGTCTAGAAGCTTTTCATGCTGGACAACAGATTTAA
- the LOC115999942 gene encoding uncharacterized protein LOC115999942 — translation MAWSCEPEMACKKHSNRKQQPGVCSICLRERLSKIPGAVLVSSPPSAASSASYSPRPADYCYSSGSSSGRGSPRGHRRITSDVVSHFSFIFSVAGVGALKKSRSIALVAKGGPGSSHGAGKKKEGFWSKLIRSTGKKTRRVFLP, via the coding sequence ATGGCGTGGTCTTGTGAGCCGGAAATGGCGTGTAAGAAGCACTCGAATCGCAAGCAGCAGCCGGGCGTCTGCTCTATCTGTCTCAGAGAACGGCTCTCGAAGATTCCTGGCGCGGTGTTAGTTTCTTCGCCGCCGTCCGCCGCTTCTTCCGCATCTTACTCGCCTCGTCCGGCTGATTATTGCTATTCCTCTGGTTCCTCCTCCGGCCGCGGTTCTCCGCGGGGACACCGCCGCATCACCTCCGACGTTGTGAGCCACTTCTCTTTTATCTTTAGCGTCGCCGGCGTAGGGGCGCTGAAGAAGAGCAGGTCTATTGCTCTTGTCGCCAAAGGCGGCCCCGGGAGCTCCCACGGTGCcgggaagaagaaagaagggtTCTGGTCGAAGCTCATCCGCTCCACCGGGAAGAAGACTAGGAGGGTTTTCTTGCCGTAG
- the LOC115999237 gene encoding LMBR1 domain-containing protein 2 homolog A-like, with the protein MWVFYLISLPLTLGMVVLTLKYFAGPDVPRYVFFTVGYTWFCSISIIILVPADVWTTIIGHDKGGISFFWIWSYWSTFLLTWLVVPLIQGFEDAGDFSLVERLKTSIHVNLVFYLIVGSIGLFGLILLISMQKIRGVKLLGFAMACSNTFGLVTGAFLLGFGLSEIPKSLWRNADWTTRQKVLSHKVAKMAVKLDDAHQELSNTIVVAQATSKQMSRRDPLRPCMDVIDNMIVRLFREDPSFKPQGGRLGENDMDYDTDEKSMATLRRHLRIAREEYYRYKSEYQTYVTEALELEDTIKNYERRNTTGWKFISSFRPERTGTLGPFLDTTELIWRCILHKQLEKVSSVMLGCMSAAILLAEATLLPRGVDLSIFSILIKSVGNQEVLVQVFAFVPLMYMCLCTYYSLFKAGMLMFYSLTPRQTSAVGLLMICSMVARYAPPISYNFLNLINLGDGKKTIFEQRMGNIDDAVPFFGKGFNRIYPLIMVIYTLLVASNFFDRVISFFGNWKIFRFQPEADDLDGFDPSGLLILQKERGWLEEGRNIGEHVLPLARNFNGTSTDLESGGNGTDRSGFEMKTSDSNKDDLKGSSSRHPKSEARRYSGSREAISSKYAAALKEQSKPAVNTEQANVPSTKVSLLDAGTSKPIDSVKGPTGLAARWASMKAGLQTFKTNLEAKGFPPLRQVGEFVPLRQSQDTPHLSRHSSSESLDEIFQKLKRPSADHNEDDDIMDGR; encoded by the exons ATGTGGGTGTTCTATCTGATCTCGCTGCCTCTGACCCTTGGAATGGTGGTGTTGACTCTCAAATACTTTGCTGGTCCAGACGTGCCTCGATATGTGTTCTTCACTGTCGGCTATACTTGGTTTTGCTCCATCTCCATCATTATTCTAGTCCCGGCCGATGTTTGGACG ACAATAATTGGACATGATAAAGGAGGCATCTCATTCTTCTGGATCTGGTCATATTGGAGTACATTTCTACTCACATG GCTTGTGGTTCCGCTTATTCAGGGTTTTGAAGATGCTGGAGACTTTTCTTTAGTAGAAAGACTGAAGACGAGCATACATGTAAATTTGGTGTTCTATTTAATTGTGGGCTCCATTGGTCTTTTTGGGCTTATTCTCCTAATTAGTATGCAGAAAATTAG GGGTGTAAAGCTACTAGGTTTTGCTATGGCATGCTCCAATACTTTTGGACTGGTCACTGGTGCATTTCTTCTTGGTTTCGGTTTAAGTGAAATTCCTAAAAGCCTTTGGAGAAATGCTGATTGGACCACTCGGCAGAAGGTGCTTTCACATAAAGTTGCCAAAATGGCTGTGAAACTTGATGATGCCCACCAAGAGTTATCAAATACCATAGTA GTTGCTCAGGCAACGTCAAAGCAGATGTCTAGACGTGATCCTTTGCGGCCTTGTATGGATGTCATTGACAATATGATAGTTCGACTG TTCCGAGAAGATCCATCTTTCAAACCGCAAGGGGGTAGATTGGGTGAAAATGACATGGATTATGATACAGATGAGAAATCAATGGCAACTCTTAGGCGCCATCTCCGTATAGCTCGAGAGGAATACTATAGATACAAAAG TGAGTATCAGACATATGTTACTGAGGCTCTTGAATTGGAAGATACAATAAAGAATTATGAACGGCGCAATACCACTGGATG GAAATTCATTTCTAGCTTCAGGCCTGAACGGACTGGGACGTTAGGACCCTTTTTGGACACAACAG aattgaTATGGCGATGTATTCTTCATAAGCAATTGGAGAAAGTCTCAAGTGTCATGCTTGGTTGCATGTCAGCTGCAATTCTTTTAGCTGAGGCAACTTTATTGCCCAGAGGAGTTGATTTATCAATATTTTCTATTCTCATAAAATCTGTTGGGAACCAGGAGGTTCTTGTTCAG GTGTTCGCATTTGTTCCATTGATGTACATGTGTCTTTGCACATACTATTCACTGTTCAAGGCAGGAATGCTAATGTTCTATTCCTTGACACCAAGGCAAACAAGTGCAGTGGGTTTGCTAATGATATGCTC GATGGTTGCTCGCTATGCACCTCCGATTTCTTACAATTTTCTTAACCTCATTAATCTGGGTGATGGCAAGAAAACTATTTTTGAGCAG CGAATGGGAAACATTGATGACGCTGTACCTTTCTTTGGGAAAGGATTCAACAGAATTTATCCCCTTATTATGGTTATATACACACTGCTAGTGGCAAGCAATTTCTTTGATCGAGTCATCAGCTTTTTTGGGAACTGGAAGATATTTAGATTCCAACCAGAAGCAGATGACCTGGACGGTTTTGATCCATCAGGATTACTTATATTGCAGAAAG AACGGGGCTGGCTTGAAGAAGGAAGGAATATTGGTGAACATGTTCTTCCCTTGGCAAGGAATTTCAATGGGACAAGCACAGATTTGGAGTCCGGTGGGAATGGCACA GATAGGAGTGGTTTTGAGATGAAGACATCTGATTCAAACAAGGACGATTTAAAGGGAAGCTCTTCAAGACATCCAAAAAGCGAGGCCCGGAGATACTCTGGGAGCAGGGAAGCTATTAGCAGCAAGTATGCAGCAGCTCTAAAGGAGCAGAGCAAACCTGCAGTGAATACAGAGCAAGCGAACGTGCCCTCTACTAAGGTCTCCTTGCTCGACGCTGGCACCTCAAAACCCATTGACAGCGTAAAAGGCCCAACCGGGTTGGCTGCAAGATGGGCATCAATGAAGGCAGGCCTCCAGACCTTCAAAACAAACTTAGAAGCAAAAGGATTCCCTCCTTTACGCCAAGTTGGTGAGTTCGTTCCATTACGCCAATCTCAGGACACCCCTCACCTATCTCGCCATTCCTCATCTGAATCCCTCGACGAGATCTTCCAAAAACTGAAGCGACCCTCTGCAGATCACAATGAAGACGACGATATCATGGATGGCAGGTAA